One stretch of Candidatus Baltobacteraceae bacterium DNA includes these proteins:
- a CDS encoding TonB-dependent receptor — MADLKEMLVRSHLKALLCGLMLCVSMSAPVWAQTGASQSTGTITGKVHDDGGKPVSSARIVFSGPTTAQTTTKSDGTYNVVLPPGIYSVTISAPGFRSTQQDSVTVLSGQSSTLATTLLPASLTTIATVSVGGSTSVADSPAALTQLTAATIRSQGQDQIVNILDQIPGVEIARVGGGSNEPGANTSISIRGAEPYESQVLIDGHPVDTIGSGAFGFNATFTNAILLSGIEVSKGPGNMPNTVVDAVGGTLNLKTAPITPTLSTDLMTQYDSFGGWTYGVRVSDTIGKIGLLVAVARETTPGYMAPQNIFGFGRASFYSPYTSPTYPLTGNNQVYSSGTSYTGVLNYAYAATSDFSNDGQLFKLAYNFSPVTSLELSSNSTQTWLDETGNNVGYVYAKIVPCITNGLAEGSAPAGPTCAPGTNPYDENYTATPYLGRVGQTVPINLYAGYPNTYEIDREPIFTAALRTVIGPGTFLARAYGGSITRDVIQNPAPGAIGPCYTPGCPWVGSSPALSTDAGNNFADDNGYAGEPYYELTTDTLHGVDAQYSLPLGNRGFLTLGFDSHSDSYNYTEAYSSGWYWYGSGTPADPYGGCGYPGQTAAQIYSCAYTIGFYPKPQITVRSTTENLRGTYEIAPNLQLALGGYISNTTYVGSRFDPRGGLTWRPNSNVSVRASAGSAFVTPYEGLINTTTYLGSHGTLYPATQFTAETSTGYDVGADYKYSRDSIISADLYSTTIFNRYATYQCVTAACTGMFNGSAYTSEVIPTSQGQTANRGAEITLLHQPKFGFGYQAAVDLLRDYSYDQAPVTSGGSLFLGPLPANGVQIPGYPYNKMRGNVWYTFQDGRSIRFGSTTYGANNSYGQPGFTLFDGSINLPVHGVNFSIGATNVFNKDNGMAGGLYFGGYTYPGLGASGIGPTNYEWAQPRTVYVQVSTAAH, encoded by the coding sequence TTGGCTGATCTCAAGGAGATGCTCGTGCGGTCTCACCTCAAGGCATTGCTGTGTGGTCTGATGCTATGTGTTTCGATGTCGGCGCCGGTGTGGGCGCAGACTGGTGCGTCGCAATCGACCGGCACCATCACTGGCAAAGTGCACGACGACGGCGGAAAGCCGGTCAGTAGTGCCAGAATCGTCTTCTCGGGACCGACAACGGCGCAAACGACGACGAAATCCGACGGCACATACAATGTCGTGCTCCCGCCGGGAATCTACAGCGTGACGATCTCGGCACCGGGCTTCCGATCGACGCAGCAGGACAGTGTCACGGTTTTGAGCGGTCAGAGTTCCACGCTTGCGACGACGCTGCTCCCGGCGTCGCTCACGACGATTGCTACCGTCTCGGTCGGCGGCTCGACCTCAGTCGCCGACTCTCCGGCCGCATTGACCCAGCTCACCGCGGCGACGATTCGTAGCCAAGGGCAGGATCAGATCGTCAACATCCTCGACCAGATCCCGGGCGTCGAGATCGCTCGCGTCGGCGGCGGTTCGAACGAGCCCGGCGCGAACACGTCGATCTCAATTCGCGGTGCCGAGCCGTACGAGTCGCAGGTGCTCATCGACGGCCATCCGGTCGATACGATCGGCAGCGGCGCCTTCGGCTTCAACGCCACTTTTACGAACGCGATTCTGCTCAGCGGTATCGAAGTCAGCAAAGGCCCCGGCAATATGCCGAATACGGTGGTTGACGCCGTCGGCGGCACGCTCAACCTCAAGACCGCACCGATCACTCCTACGCTGAGCACCGACTTGATGACCCAATACGACTCGTTCGGCGGCTGGACGTATGGTGTGCGGGTCTCCGATACGATCGGCAAGATCGGCCTGCTTGTCGCCGTCGCGCGCGAAACGACGCCGGGCTACATGGCACCGCAGAACATCTTCGGTTTTGGGCGCGCGAGTTTCTACTCTCCCTATACCTCGCCCACATACCCCCTCACGGGCAACAATCAAGTCTATTCGTCCGGAACGAGCTACACGGGTGTTCTGAACTACGCTTACGCCGCAACATCGGACTTCTCCAACGACGGTCAGCTTTTCAAGTTGGCTTACAACTTCTCGCCGGTTACGTCGCTCGAGTTGAGCAGTAACTCGACGCAGACGTGGCTGGACGAGACCGGCAATAACGTCGGCTACGTCTACGCGAAGATCGTTCCTTGCATCACCAACGGCCTCGCCGAGGGTTCGGCACCGGCGGGACCGACATGCGCGCCTGGGACCAACCCGTATGATGAGAATTACACAGCGACGCCGTATCTGGGACGTGTCGGCCAAACCGTCCCGATCAATCTCTACGCCGGCTACCCGAACACATACGAGATCGACAGGGAGCCGATCTTCACCGCGGCTCTGCGCACCGTCATCGGTCCCGGGACTTTCCTCGCACGTGCCTATGGCGGCAGCATCACACGCGATGTCATCCAGAACCCCGCTCCAGGCGCTATCGGCCCGTGTTACACGCCGGGTTGTCCCTGGGTCGGAAGCAGTCCCGCGCTCTCAACGGATGCTGGCAACAACTTTGCAGACGATAACGGTTACGCGGGCGAACCGTATTACGAGCTCACGACCGACACGCTGCATGGCGTCGACGCACAATACTCGCTTCCGCTCGGCAACCGCGGCTTCCTAACGCTCGGTTTCGATTCGCACAGCGACAGCTACAATTACACAGAGGCGTACTCCAGCGGCTGGTACTGGTATGGGAGTGGGACTCCGGCCGATCCGTATGGCGGATGCGGTTACCCCGGTCAAACCGCCGCACAGATATATTCGTGCGCGTACACGATTGGGTTCTACCCTAAACCGCAAATAACCGTGCGGAGCACCACGGAGAATCTGCGCGGTACCTACGAGATCGCGCCGAACCTGCAACTTGCTTTAGGCGGCTACATCTCGAATACGACGTACGTCGGTTCGCGCTTCGACCCACGCGGCGGTTTGACGTGGCGGCCGAATTCGAACGTCAGCGTACGCGCCTCTGCGGGCAGCGCATTCGTTACCCCGTACGAAGGCCTGATCAACACCACTACGTACCTCGGAAGCCATGGGACGCTGTACCCCGCGACACAATTCACAGCGGAGACCTCGACCGGGTACGATGTCGGCGCCGATTACAAGTACAGCCGCGACAGCATCATCTCAGCCGATCTCTACTCGACGACGATCTTCAATCGCTACGCGACCTACCAGTGTGTCACCGCCGCGTGCACCGGCATGTTCAATGGGAGTGCATACACCTCCGAGGTCATTCCCACCTCACAGGGGCAAACGGCTAACCGTGGTGCCGAGATCACCCTTCTCCACCAGCCGAAGTTCGGCTTTGGGTACCAGGCCGCGGTCGATTTGCTGCGCGACTACTCTTACGATCAGGCCCCGGTGACGTCGGGCGGCAGCCTCTTTCTCGGACCGTTGCCGGCCAACGGTGTGCAGATTCCAGGTTATCCGTACAATAAAATGCGCGGCAACGTCTGGTACACATTCCAGGATGGCAGGAGCATTCGCTTCGGCAGCACGACTTACGGAGCGAACAACTCGTACGGTCAACCCGGCTTCACGCTGTTCGACGGATCAATCAATCTGCCGGTGCACGGCGTCAACTTTTCCATCGGAGCGACGAACGTCTTTAATAAAGATAACGGCATGGCAGGCGGCTTGTACTTCGGCGGTTACACTTATCCGGGTCTCGGCGCTAGCGGCATCGGTCCGACGAACTATGAATGGGCCCAGCCGCGTACCGTCTACGTCCAAGTGAGTACAGCAGCGCACTAG
- a CDS encoding GntR family transcriptional regulator — protein sequence MAKKLTTRRVALSPVASIRRSIASGAFREGEPLRQDDLAERYGTSTIPVREALRQLEGEGLVRFLPNRGFVVSALSAAEIRELCENRVLLESHALRLAIPYLSRVTLSRAAQILDASDQDTNYVQTWGDRNWEFHSTLYSASKRPLLLGMIERMHVHVDRYLRAHVTLANYRDQGQREHRAILRACRRKDVETALACLRSHILDVADVLCPILEQREALHVLTDRPRRLTRPASRVATRS from the coding sequence GTGGCAAAGAAGCTTACTACTCGGAGGGTCGCGCTAAGCCCGGTTGCGTCAATTCGAAGGTCAATCGCGAGCGGCGCATTTCGCGAAGGCGAACCATTGCGTCAAGACGACCTAGCTGAACGCTACGGAACCAGCACTATCCCGGTGCGCGAGGCGCTGCGTCAGCTCGAAGGCGAGGGGCTCGTCCGCTTTCTACCCAACCGCGGCTTCGTCGTGTCGGCTTTAAGCGCAGCCGAAATTCGCGAACTGTGCGAAAACCGCGTCTTACTCGAATCGCACGCGCTGCGCCTCGCAATTCCCTACCTCAGTCGGGTTACTCTCAGTCGCGCGGCACAGATATTGGATGCTTCGGACCAGGATACAAACTACGTACAAACTTGGGGCGACCGCAACTGGGAATTTCACTCGACACTCTATTCCGCTTCGAAGCGCCCACTGTTGCTCGGCATGATCGAACGTATGCACGTGCACGTCGATCGTTATCTGCGTGCCCACGTTACGCTTGCGAATTATCGCGACCAGGGCCAGAGGGAGCACCGTGCCATCTTACGCGCCTGCCGCCGTAAGGACGTCGAAACCGCTCTGGCTTGTTTGCGCTCTCACATCCTCGACGTGGCAGACGTGCTGTGCCCTATCCTCGAGCAACGCGAAGCGCTACACGTTCTCACCGATAGGCCTCGCCGGCTCACACGGCCAGCCTCGCGCGTCGCGACCCGGAGCTGA
- a CDS encoding sulfite exporter TauE/SafE family protein, whose amino-acid sequence MSEVIVIVAIGAAVAGFVQGLTGFAFGLTALAFWAWVLDPRIAGPLVVLGSLLGNVFSLHRARSGFEMSRIMPLLVGGLIGVPIGVSLLGHLNADAFKLGVGILLVVYCPVVLLSHRVPALGRLGRTADVGAGVASGVMSGLSGLGGSVSTLWCTLRGWDRDALRATFQSFNFMVQIVTLIAYVVSGVINTELLRVFAIAGPVLVIPAFIGGRVYGRFSDVLFRRLVLGLLTVSGFVLILNVAVRR is encoded by the coding sequence TTGAGCGAAGTTATCGTAATCGTAGCGATCGGCGCTGCGGTCGCGGGTTTTGTCCAGGGACTTACAGGCTTTGCATTCGGATTAACGGCGCTGGCGTTTTGGGCGTGGGTGCTCGATCCACGAATTGCGGGACCTTTGGTCGTGCTCGGGTCGCTGCTCGGAAACGTGTTCTCTTTACATCGCGCGCGCAGCGGTTTCGAAATGTCGCGAATAATGCCGTTGCTCGTCGGCGGCCTGATTGGCGTTCCAATCGGCGTGTCGCTGCTCGGACATCTCAATGCCGATGCATTCAAGCTCGGCGTCGGCATTCTGCTCGTCGTGTATTGTCCCGTCGTCTTGCTTTCGCACCGGGTTCCAGCTCTGGGCCGGCTTGGTCGAACCGCCGACGTCGGCGCGGGAGTCGCCAGCGGTGTGATGTCCGGCTTAAGCGGTCTCGGTGGTTCGGTGTCGACATTGTGGTGCACGTTACGTGGCTGGGATCGCGATGCGCTACGCGCGACGTTCCAGTCGTTCAACTTCATGGTGCAAATTGTGACACTTATCGCCTACGTCGTTTCGGGCGTGATCAATACCGAATTGTTGCGCGTCTTTGCGATCGCAGGACCGGTTTTGGTGATCCCGGCATTCATCGGTGGTCGGGTCTACGGACGTTTCAGCGACGTCTTGTTTCGTCGGCTGGTCCTTGGGCTGCTGACTGTCTCCGGCTTCGTCCTGATCTTGAACGTCGCCGTTCGGCGTTAG
- a CDS encoding class I SAM-dependent methyltransferase, whose protein sequence is MTDLGLQKHPDAIVASLGSLSGLEVVDVGSGEGGNARVLAAHGAHVTGVDPFIDPVDWTVEGPGRYRLIKGPANALPLDDHSADLVLFVFSLHHVPNEKLSKALAEAHRVLKPAGRLYVAEPLAEGPNHYVSSVFHDETVVRAAARSALDTFAAPHFGDRRHLSYYDRRPYDNFDAYAKRMIANRRFNGYSEEAVLAPEVRRRFDEVFASGKPFDQPVRIDLFSQPN, encoded by the coding sequence ATGACCGATCTTGGACTACAAAAACATCCCGACGCAATTGTAGCATCGCTCGGCTCGCTGTCCGGACTCGAGGTGGTCGACGTCGGCAGCGGTGAGGGTGGAAACGCACGTGTGTTGGCGGCACACGGTGCGCACGTCACAGGCGTTGACCCTTTCATCGACCCCGTCGATTGGACGGTCGAGGGACCGGGACGATATCGTCTCATAAAAGGCCCCGCCAATGCTTTGCCGCTCGACGATCATTCAGCCGATCTCGTGCTCTTCGTGTTCTCGCTGCATCACGTTCCGAATGAAAAGCTTTCGAAGGCGTTGGCCGAGGCGCATCGCGTGCTGAAACCGGCGGGGCGTCTATACGTTGCCGAACCGCTCGCCGAGGGACCGAATCATTATGTTTCCTCGGTGTTTCACGATGAAACCGTCGTGCGCGCTGCGGCTCGCTCGGCGCTCGACACATTCGCCGCGCCGCATTTCGGCGATCGTCGTCACCTCTCGTACTACGATCGCCGGCCATACGATAATTTTGATGCGTACGCGAAACGCATGATTGCCAACCGGCGGTTTAACGGCTACAGCGAGGAAGCAGTGCTTGCCCCGGAAGTTCGCAGGCGCTTCGACGAAGTGTTTGCGAGCGGCAAGCCTTTCGACCAGCCCGTGAGGATCGATCTCTTTTCTCAACCAAACTAG